From the genome of Anaplasma ovis str. Haibei, one region includes:
- a CDS encoding aminotransferase class V-fold PLP-dependent enzyme has translation MLMTTRLRYAVMFMVGLLNQGQPGGAFKPKRASSIADKQSLSEGYLERVITSLKSKGLVKSTRGPGGGYSLGMPPEHITLDLLLDSVGDKIRMVRCESGHVGCLPFPGVKCNSHNLWDGIEKYVMHYLKNTSILDVFNNNLRVVNGDDGYIYADYNATAAVSAPVRHKLGNELLFGGFYNPSSVHKLGQKARGVIEDARGTVINRLDAAGYDVVFTSSGTEANNLVFRSSADCKHIISAIEHPSVMNAAVNPTIIPVSGSGVISLDALDGILSSLNGEKALVSVMLANNEVGTIQPVQEVVRLARKYGATVHTDVVQACGKIPVSVLELGADFVTISSHKIGGIPGAGALLFNSKNVGVEPMIFGGLQEKGLRAGTENVAAICSLSIALDGIQTCVGEMAAVRQMRDLLERKISEFVPECVIFGRDVDRLPNTTCVSMPGVSKELQVMGFDSHKVAIGVGSACSSGKPGASHVLSALGASDECAQSAIRISLGPGVTDDQICKIADCWYGIYSNFHAAVN, from the coding sequence ATGTTGATGACCACGAGGTTACGTTACGCCGTGATGTTCATGGTAGGGTTGCTCAACCAGGGGCAGCCGGGTGGTGCATTCAAACCAAAGAGGGCCTCCTCCATAGCGGACAAACAATCTCTCTCTGAGGGTTATTTAGAGAGGGTTATAACGTCTTTGAAGAGCAAGGGGCTGGTGAAATCAACTAGGGGACCGGGCGGAGGGTATTCTCTTGGAATGCCTCCTGAGCACATAACGCTGGATTTGCTACTGGACTCTGTTGGAGATAAGATTAGGATGGTTAGGTGTGAGAGTGGGCACGTGGGCTGTCTGCCGTTTCCCGGCGTCAAGTGTAATAGCCATAATTTATGGGATGGCATTGAGAAATATGTCATGCACTATCTGAAGAATACTTCCATTTTGGATGTATTCAACAACAACCTCAGGGTTGTAAACGGCGATGACGGCTATATATATGCAGATTACAACGCGACCGCTGCTGTGAGTGCGCCGGTAAGGCACAAGTTAGGTAATGAGCTTCTGTTCGGGGGTTTTTATAATCCGTCTTCCGTTCACAAGTTGGGCCAGAAGGCTAGGGGAGTCATTGAAGATGCACGAGGAACGGTTATAAACAGGCTCGACGCTGCAGGATATGATGTAGTATTTACTTCTTCCGGCACCGAAGCAAACAATTTGGTTTTCAGGAGTAGTGCCGATTGTAAGCATATTATCTCTGCCATCGAGCATCCTTCTGTAATGAATGCTGCGGTAAATCCCACAATAATTCCAGTAAGCGGTTCTGGCGTGATATCTCTCGATGCTCTAGATGGCATATTGAGCTCGCTTAACGGGGAAAAGGCTTTAGTTTCTGTCATGTTAGCTAACAACGAAGTGGGAACAATACAACCGGTTCAGGAAGTTGTGAGACTTGCGCGTAAATACGGGGCTACCGTGCACACTGATGTTGTGCAGGCCTGTGGGAAGATTCCGGTGAGCGTGCTCGAGCTTGGTGCAGATTTTGTTACTATCTCTTCGCACAAGATCGGCGGAATACCGGGTGCCGGTGCACTGCTCTTTAACAGCAAAAATGTTGGAGTAGAACCCATGATATTCGGTGGGCTACAGGAAAAAGGGTTACGTGCTGGTACAGAAAACGTAGCGGCGATTTGTTCTTTGTCTATAGCTTTGGATGGTATACAAACTTGCGTAGGTGAAATGGCGGCTGTTAGGCAGATGCGCGATCTATTGGAAAGGAAAATAAGCGAATTTGTGCCCGAATGTGTGATTTTTGGACGCGATGTAGACAGGCTGCCCAACACCACATGTGTTTCCATGCCTGGTGTGAGTAAAGAACTACAGGTTATGGGCTTTGATAGCCATAAGGTGGCGATAGGCGTGGGATCCGCCTGCTCTTCGGGCAAACCCGGCGCATCACACGTGTTGTCTGCGCTTGGGGCCAGTGATGAGTGTGCTCAGAGTGCTATCAGGATAAGTCTGGGGCCTGGAGTGACAGATGACCAGATTTGTAAGATTGCTGATTGTTGGTATGGGATTTATAGCAACTTTCACGCGGCGGTTAACTAA
- a CDS encoding alpha/beta hydrolase produces MREVFFNGPAGKIEGRYTGSRDADAPLVLILHPHPQYGGSMDNKIVYNLYRVFAVNGFSVLRINFRGIGKSAGVFDKGVGELSDAATAADWLQNNSPSVSSFWVAGFSFGAWVAMQLMMRRPEVDGFVAVSPPANRYDFSFLSPCPVPGLIIQGDNDSIAEEAAVSQLASRLSASIKSEHMQYYVVERADHFFRDHISQLNEVVDAYIKSRMSAGSEQAFSAKRLKGKHPVYAG; encoded by the coding sequence ATGCGAGAGGTTTTTTTTAATGGGCCTGCGGGCAAAATAGAGGGAAGATACACGGGTAGTAGGGATGCTGACGCCCCTCTGGTGCTAATACTTCACCCTCACCCCCAGTATGGTGGGAGTATGGACAACAAAATAGTATACAACCTCTACCGGGTATTTGCCGTTAATGGCTTTTCCGTCCTTCGGATAAACTTTCGGGGTATTGGCAAGTCTGCGGGTGTTTTCGACAAGGGTGTAGGGGAGCTGAGTGACGCAGCAACTGCCGCGGATTGGCTCCAAAACAATAGCCCTTCGGTTTCGTCGTTCTGGGTTGCAGGTTTTTCCTTTGGGGCATGGGTAGCGATGCAACTTATGATGCGCAGGCCAGAGGTTGACGGGTTTGTCGCGGTATCTCCACCGGCAAATAGGTACGATTTCTCGTTCTTATCGCCCTGCCCTGTACCTGGCCTGATAATTCAGGGAGACAACGACAGCATCGCCGAGGAGGCTGCAGTTTCCCAGCTTGCCTCAAGGCTGAGCGCCTCAATCAAGAGTGAACACATGCAATATTACGTCGTAGAAAGGGCAGACCACTTTTTCCGTGATCATATCAGCCAACTTAACGAGGTGGTTGATGCGTATATAAAGTCCAGGATGTCGGCTGGGAGCGAGCAGGCGTTTTCTGCTAAGAGGCTCAAGGGCAAGCACCCAGTGTATGCTGGGTAG
- a CDS encoding lysine--tRNA ligase, with protein MHSSWPFKEAERILQAFGEEREVVLSVGYGPSGLPHIGTLGEAVRTTFVANALREISPNTSTKILAFSDDMDGLRKVPENIPQHEMVAECLGRPLTSIPDPFGTHQSYGHHMNHIFCEFLDRFGVEYEFKSATECYKSGVYDSVLLKLLQNYDRAAKVLLATVGEERQKTYSPFLPICPETLKVLQVPVVKTDVASGTIFYEDSNGNLVETPVTGGRCKLQWKADWGMRWAAFDVRYEAHGKDLTPSVKPSSEVCKILGKTPPVLFPYELFLDRDGKKISKSKGNGLSVEEWLACAPYESLALYVFQNPKRAKRLCFDVVPKFVDDYLSLVQEYNRAPTADNPVWHIHNGKVPNIELCELTFCLLINIASACNAEDEQMLWKLIRRYRGDIDSRADTVTLSKLVSCAVVYYRTFVMPNRSYRVPNENERGMLLDLAKTLATVGDADTSADIQNHVFAVGKKYLPDNLREWFKMLYEVLLGQSDGPRFGSFVKLYGVGNTIELIERATSADSSN; from the coding sequence GTGCACAGTTCCTGGCCCTTCAAAGAAGCAGAAAGAATCCTACAAGCGTTTGGTGAAGAACGAGAAGTGGTCTTGTCTGTCGGGTACGGGCCCTCCGGGTTGCCGCACATTGGAACTCTGGGCGAGGCTGTGCGAACAACATTTGTGGCCAACGCATTGCGTGAGATTTCGCCAAACACTTCAACTAAGATCCTAGCGTTTTCGGACGACATGGATGGATTGCGCAAGGTCCCAGAAAACATTCCGCAACACGAAATGGTCGCTGAATGTTTGGGTAGACCCTTAACATCTATTCCTGATCCATTCGGCACCCATCAGAGCTATGGGCACCATATGAACCACATATTTTGTGAGTTCCTCGACAGGTTTGGAGTTGAATACGAATTTAAAAGCGCTACCGAGTGTTATAAGTCTGGAGTGTATGATTCCGTATTACTCAAGCTATTGCAAAATTATGATAGGGCAGCCAAGGTGCTGCTTGCCACTGTTGGGGAAGAGCGCCAAAAAACCTACAGTCCATTCTTGCCTATCTGTCCTGAAACGCTGAAGGTTTTGCAGGTTCCTGTAGTAAAAACAGATGTCGCCAGCGGAACGATTTTTTATGAAGATAGTAATGGGAATCTTGTCGAAACACCTGTAACTGGCGGGCGCTGCAAGCTGCAATGGAAGGCAGACTGGGGCATGAGATGGGCGGCGTTTGATGTACGTTATGAGGCACATGGGAAAGATCTAACTCCCTCAGTGAAGCCATCCTCTGAAGTGTGTAAAATTTTAGGTAAAACCCCTCCAGTTTTGTTCCCGTATGAGCTGTTCCTCGATAGAGACGGCAAGAAGATTTCCAAATCCAAGGGGAACGGGCTTTCCGTCGAGGAATGGCTAGCCTGCGCCCCTTACGAGAGCCTGGCGCTATATGTGTTCCAAAACCCAAAAAGGGCGAAGCGCTTGTGCTTTGATGTAGTCCCAAAGTTTGTTGACGATTACTTATCCCTGGTTCAGGAATATAACCGCGCTCCCACCGCGGATAATCCCGTCTGGCACATACACAACGGCAAGGTTCCGAACATCGAGCTATGTGAATTGACGTTCTGTCTACTAATAAACATAGCCTCTGCGTGTAACGCAGAAGATGAGCAAATGTTGTGGAAGTTAATAAGACGCTATAGAGGCGATATTGATTCTAGAGCCGATACTGTTACTCTCAGTAAGTTGGTGAGTTGTGCCGTGGTTTACTACCGCACGTTTGTAATGCCAAATAGATCATACAGGGTCCCTAATGAAAATGAGCGGGGCATGCTTTTGGACTTAGCAAAAACTCTAGCAACGGTGGGGGATGCTGACACTTCTGCTGACATACAAAACCATGTGTTCGCCGTTGGTAAAAAATATTTGCCAGATAACCTGAGAGAGTGGTTCAAAATGCTATACGAGGTGTTGCTTGGGCAAAGTGACGGTCCAAGATTTGGGTCATTCGTGAAGCTTTACGGAGTTGGCAACACAATAGAGCTCATCGAAAGGGCCACTTCTGCGGATAGTAGCAATTGA
- the truA gene encoding tRNA pseudouridine(38-40) synthase TruA — translation MRYRAVVEYDGTAFIGWQRQKSAVGKSVQESVEGAIYRLSQQYVTVFAAGRTDAGVHALGQVIHFDLNTSLQDYVIKNALNHYLRSDMVSILSLEAAEESFHARFSAKKRHYMYKIVNRDAPPCLDRLRVWHIPKRLDVSCMQEAASYMVGEKKDFASFRAKECQSKSSVRTVDRIECVKDGSNILVHVSAKSFLHKQVRIIVGTLVQCGSGAFPPSYVLEILERKSRAAAGATAPPHGLYLVLVEY, via the coding sequence ATGAGGTACCGAGCTGTTGTTGAGTATGACGGCACCGCTTTTATAGGGTGGCAGCGCCAAAAGAGTGCGGTAGGAAAGTCAGTACAGGAATCGGTTGAGGGTGCTATATATCGTCTCTCCCAGCAATATGTGACGGTTTTTGCCGCAGGAAGGACGGATGCCGGTGTGCACGCTCTTGGCCAAGTTATACATTTTGACCTGAACACCTCGCTGCAAGATTATGTAATAAAAAATGCACTTAATCACTATTTGCGATCTGATATGGTCTCTATTCTCTCGCTGGAAGCGGCTGAAGAGAGTTTTCATGCCAGGTTTTCGGCCAAAAAGCGGCACTATATGTACAAGATTGTGAATAGAGATGCGCCTCCGTGCCTGGATCGTCTTCGAGTATGGCACATACCCAAGCGGTTAGACGTATCCTGTATGCAAGAGGCTGCAAGCTACATGGTTGGCGAAAAAAAGGACTTTGCGAGTTTTCGCGCGAAGGAATGCCAATCCAAATCTTCTGTGCGCACGGTAGATAGAATCGAGTGCGTTAAGGACGGGAGCAACATACTCGTGCATGTATCTGCAAAGTCTTTTCTACATAAGCAAGTCAGAATTATCGTGGGCACGCTGGTTCAATGTGGGAGCGGGGCATTTCCCCCATCTTACGTTTTGGAGATACTAGAGCGCAAGAGCAGGGCAGCAGCTGGGGCGACCGCGCCCCCACACGGACTATATCTGGTATTGGTGGAATACTAA